One window of Nocardia nova SH22a genomic DNA carries:
- a CDS encoding DUF2993 domain-containing protein, with amino-acid sequence MSSNPADTAAAPTPAPADAPRRHRGRKIALIVGLVVLLALVGTAAGAETYMRHKSKQCIASQMEKELGSKVDVGFGPKPLLLTAVDHKVQYITVDSDDTKFGPAVDMKVHARVNDVKMIDGGRGGSTIGSSSADATWSNDGIAQTLTGLVSGVESDPASGTLDVKVLGGLADLKVQPHIVNGKIEVTTQSASLLGLGLPTDLVDNIVQSMTQSLQTYPMGMQPTSVKVTDNGISVSLRGGPATLQAGNGPDSQDIRC; translated from the coding sequence ATGAGTTCGAATCCAGCCGATACCGCGGCCGCCCCCACGCCCGCGCCCGCGGATGCGCCTCGTCGCCATCGCGGACGAAAGATCGCGCTCATCGTCGGACTCGTCGTCCTGCTGGCATTGGTCGGCACGGCGGCGGGCGCCGAAACCTATATGCGGCACAAGAGCAAACAGTGCATCGCATCGCAGATGGAGAAGGAGCTCGGCTCCAAGGTCGACGTCGGCTTCGGTCCGAAACCATTGCTCCTCACCGCGGTGGACCACAAGGTCCAGTACATCACCGTGGACAGTGACGACACGAAATTCGGCCCCGCCGTGGACATGAAGGTCCATGCCCGGGTCAACGACGTCAAGATGATCGACGGTGGTCGCGGCGGCTCGACCATCGGCAGCAGTTCCGCCGACGCGACCTGGAGCAACGACGGCATCGCGCAGACCCTCACCGGTCTGGTGTCCGGTGTGGAATCCGATCCCGCGAGCGGCACCCTCGATGTGAAGGTGCTCGGCGGGCTGGCCGATCTGAAGGTGCAACCGCACATCGTGAACGGCAAGATCGAGGTCACCACCCAGTCGGCCTCGCTGCTCGGTCTCGGGCTGCCCACGGATCTGGTCGACAACATCGTGCAGTCGATGACCCAGAGCCTGCAGACCTATCCGATGGGAATGCAGCCGACCTCGGTGAAGGTCACCGACAATGGCATCTCGGTGTCGCTGCGCGGCGGCCCGGCCACCCTGCAGGCCGGCAACGGCCCAGACAGCCAAGACATCCGCTGCTGA
- the deoC gene encoding deoxyribose-phosphate aldolase, with protein MAAPASLSRAQVASMIDHTLLAPDATPDDVAATVATARELGVYAVCLSPSALPVTAPDLVVATVAGFPSGKHHSLVKGAEARLAVEQGAAEVDMVIDIGAALAGDYNAVLADIVTVREAVEDHAVLKVIMESAALPDAAIVEVCRAAERAGADFVKTSTGFHPAGGADVRAVRLMADTVGGRLGIKASGGIRTAGAAAELIAAGATRLGLSRSAEVLAGFPA; from the coding sequence ATGGCCGCTCCCGCATCGCTGTCCCGTGCCCAGGTCGCGTCGATGATCGATCACACGCTGCTCGCCCCCGACGCCACCCCGGACGATGTCGCGGCGACCGTCGCGACCGCTCGCGAGCTCGGGGTGTACGCGGTCTGCCTGTCGCCCTCGGCGCTGCCGGTGACCGCTCCGGACCTGGTGGTGGCCACGGTGGCGGGTTTTCCGTCCGGAAAACACCATTCGCTGGTGAAGGGCGCCGAGGCTCGGCTCGCGGTGGAGCAGGGGGCTGCCGAGGTCGACATGGTCATCGACATCGGTGCGGCTCTGGCCGGTGACTACAACGCGGTGCTGGCCGATATCGTCACCGTCCGTGAGGCCGTCGAGGATCACGCGGTGCTCAAGGTGATCATGGAATCGGCGGCGCTGCCCGATGCGGCGATCGTCGAGGTGTGCCGGGCCGCCGAACGAGCCGGGGCCGATTTCGTGAAGACCTCCACCGGATTCCACCCCGCGGGCGGCGCCGACGTGCGGGCGGTACGGCTGATGGCCGACACCGTCGGTGGCAGGCTCGGCATCAAGGCCAGCGGTGGTATCCGGACCGCGGGGGCCGCGGCCGAACTGATCGCCGCCGGTGCCACCCGGCTGGGACTCTCGCGTTCGGCCGAGGTGCTGGCCGGATTTCCCGCCTGA
- the purU gene encoding formyltetrahydrofolate deformylase, translating into MSGIESAGDRRFVLSLGCPDRPGIIARITSFIADLGGSIMEAGYHSDTDSGWFFTRQAVAASTVPYDVEELRERFTVLAAELGSQTEWKLLDSGQRQRAVLLVSRDGHCLHDLLGRAASGELPATIEAVIGNHPDLGEMTRAHGITFHHVPFPTDPAERGPAFEQVRRLTDAYDPHAVVLARFMQVLPATLCEHWAGRAINIHHSFLPSFVGARPYHQAYARGVKLIGATCHYVTADLDAGPIIEQDVTRIDHSDTARDMVRQGRDIERVVLARGLRWHLEGRVLVHGRRTVVFS; encoded by the coding sequence ATGAGTGGTATCGAGTCAGCCGGCGATCGTCGGTTCGTGCTGAGCCTGGGCTGTCCCGACCGGCCGGGCATCATCGCGCGCATCACCTCGTTCATCGCCGACCTCGGCGGCTCGATCATGGAGGCCGGCTACCACTCCGACACCGACTCCGGCTGGTTCTTCACCCGCCAGGCGGTCGCGGCCTCGACCGTGCCTTACGACGTCGAGGAACTGCGCGAGCGATTCACCGTGCTCGCCGCCGAGCTGGGATCGCAGACCGAATGGAAGCTGCTCGATTCCGGGCAGCGGCAACGCGCGGTACTGCTGGTGAGCCGGGACGGGCACTGCCTGCACGATCTGCTCGGCCGCGCGGCCAGCGGCGAACTGCCCGCCACCATCGAGGCGGTGATCGGCAACCATCCCGATCTCGGGGAGATGACGCGCGCGCACGGGATCACCTTCCATCACGTCCCGTTCCCCACCGATCCGGCCGAACGCGGCCCGGCCTTCGAGCAGGTCCGCCGGCTGACCGACGCCTACGATCCGCACGCGGTGGTCCTGGCCCGGTTCATGCAGGTACTCCCCGCGACACTGTGTGAGCACTGGGCCGGGCGGGCGATCAATATCCACCACAGCTTCCTGCCCTCGTTCGTGGGCGCGCGGCCCTATCACCAGGCGTACGCACGCGGCGTGAAGCTGATCGGCGCGACCTGCCACTACGTGACCGCGGATCTGGACGCCGGGCCGATCATCGAACAGGACGTGACCCGTATCGATCACTCCGACACCGCGCGCGACATGGTCCGCCAGGGCCGCGATATCGAGCGGGTGGTGCTGGCGCGCGGACTGCGCTGGCATCTCGAGGGCCGGGTGCTGGTGCACGGCCGCCGCACGGTGGTGTTCTCCTAG
- a CDS encoding alpha/beta fold hydrolase, with amino-acid sequence MLGNLPENLADLRTGPGALTAGFRAKLRSRRYRTAELNAAPDPEVSTVTTADGAKLRVHSYGPADGDVIVFVHGWSCCLEYWNPQINAFASDHRVIAFDLRGHGASTLGSRRFEAEQLADDLSDVLDAVLPAGRRAVLVGHSMGGITIQSWAKFHPEQVARRASAAMLLTTTAGDIAAETRVLPLFNDIVPAPTWLGRALFGQPVPFPPGSPAREIIKARIMNRHATADQVDFALSIVRSCRPLVRARFALALIELEIHGAAASLAVPTVVIAGAYDNLLPESMSRKIADELAAAGNLEHYSVQATGHLANIEASAEFNAELRRLVDVARHGRRAAAG; translated from the coding sequence ATGCTGGGGAACCTGCCCGAGAACCTCGCCGATCTGCGGACCGGCCCAGGCGCGCTGACCGCTGGTTTCCGTGCGAAGCTGCGTTCGCGCAGGTATCGCACGGCCGAACTGAACGCCGCGCCCGATCCCGAGGTCAGCACCGTCACCACCGCGGACGGGGCCAAGCTGCGGGTGCACAGTTACGGACCGGCCGACGGGGATGTCATCGTCTTCGTCCACGGCTGGTCCTGCTGCCTCGAATACTGGAATCCGCAGATCAATGCCTTCGCGAGTGACCATCGCGTCATCGCCTTCGATCTGCGCGGGCACGGCGCCAGCACACTGGGATCGCGCCGCTTCGAGGCCGAGCAGCTGGCCGACGATCTGTCCGATGTGCTGGACGCGGTCCTGCCCGCCGGACGCCGAGCGGTCCTGGTCGGGCACAGCATGGGCGGCATCACCATCCAGTCCTGGGCGAAATTCCATCCCGAGCAGGTGGCCCGCCGTGCGAGTGCGGCGATGCTGCTCACCACCACGGCCGGTGACATCGCCGCCGAGACCCGGGTACTGCCCCTGTTCAACGACATCGTGCCCGCGCCCACCTGGCTCGGGCGGGCGCTGTTCGGGCAGCCGGTTCCGTTCCCACCCGGCTCGCCCGCACGAGAAATCATCAAGGCGCGCATCATGAATCGGCACGCCACCGCCGACCAGGTCGATTTCGCGTTGTCCATCGTGCGGTCGTGCCGACCGCTGGTGCGGGCCAGGTTCGCACTCGCGCTGATCGAACTCGAGATCCACGGCGCCGCGGCAAGCCTGGCCGTCCCCACCGTCGTGATCGCCGGTGCGTACGACAATCTGCTGCCGGAGAGCATGTCCCGCAAGATCGCCGACGAACTCGCGGCGGCCGGGAATCTGGAGCACTATTCGGTGCAGGCCACCGGACATCTGGCGAATATCGAGGCCAGTGCGGAATTCAATGCCGAACTCCGCCGTCTCGTCGACGTCGCACGGCACGGCCGCCGCGCTGCCGCGGGCTGA